The sequence gttattaataagaaaaactcTGAATTGGCATTCCTCAACTCATTAGTGGTATGCAGATGGCATCATAGATCCAGTTTCAAGTGATCCAAGTTGCTCAAATTCATATATTGCAGAGGCTAGGAAAGTTGTTGAAATTAAAACATCTAAGCAGTCTGAACCAGCTGTAAGTTCTTGGTctgttctatttttcagttcTTCTATTAGTTTTATACCTCCCATTGACTGCCAGGAGCCATATTTATTTCTCCCTCCATTTTCCATTAAGCTTCTATGCATGAGTAACCAGTGCTTCCGTTCACCTAGCTTTTTCAggcatctttcttttcttttgcgtTTGTAATAATTTAGTGTTGTTCTGTATGAGCGTAGCTAGCTGTTATTATGTGCTGTTGAGCCAAGTATATTGTCACAATGTCGCTAGTAGCCATATCTTATCTACATGTATTGAAGGGTATGCACTGGCTGCGCTTAAATTGTTATACTATTTAGAAATGATTGTCGGATGTAAATTTTCACCACTTTGAATTTTAAGTGAAGTTGAAgtaagaatgttttttttttgttccatcCTGCATCCCTTGAAATTTCAGCGAAGTTGTagtaacaattttattttctgttCCCCCATCATGTCAAAATGTTATTGTAGTCAAATTCATTGCTGGTAAAGGTTGACGGTCAAGTTAAAGGAAGGCCTTGGAGCAGGCTTGACAGACCTGTTGACATGCATTTTCGTGGTGTGCTTAACTGTAGCGAGTTGGTTGCAGCTGGGGTGCTAGAGATGCAGCTAGCTGATCAGGATAAGCTTGTTGAACGAATTAAAGACAGAAAGAATGAACTGCAAGCTTTTGTTAATGAAGTTAGCATCAACGTATGTTTAGATAGATTTTATTTTGGGATTTTTATGTGTCAAATATTGATTGCCTCCATTGTGCCTGTAGCTTTTTGGAGAGATACTGTCGCTTTGCAACTGAAATAGATAGGACAGTAATATTCGTAAGCCTTGCACAAATAAAAAAGTGCCTCAATGGTGACGGGGATGACTTAACAGAAAATGTCTACAATAGTGAACTGCTAAAGCTGAAGAAGGTGAAGTATAAGCTGCGTCTTATTTATTGTTTCTCTTAGATCATAACTGGTAATATTCTATGGTGTTCTTTGTTCATATGATTTCACCTATATTCCATTATCAAGAAGGTGAGTTATAATCTTAATTGCATCTACTGTTTCTTTTACATCATAAATACTTGTTCTTCGTACTTGGTTCTGTACGATACTTTACAGAGTAGAATTTGAAGAGCTAAGGATGGCGGTTTATAATCCGCATCATATTTATCATTTCTCTTATATCAGATTTCTGTTGGATTTCAATTGAGAACAGCTGTTGGAACCTATTGTCAAACGATTCAAAGATGAAGAGGCTAGACCTCAAGCAACAAGGGAGCTTGTGCAATGTATAGTAGACAACACGTTGGCTGTAGAATCATGGCCAACACATGAACGAGATGCTGTAAGTTCTATAATTAAGCTGCAACAATCTTAGTAGAACAAAAGAACATTCTCCTATTAACATTGTGATATTCATTTTCAAAACGCAGGTCTGTAATGAATGTGATAAAGCCGAACAATGGCTTCGAGACAAAATTCAATTGCAGGATTCTTTGCCCATGAGCAGAGATCCTGTGTTGTGGTCACATGAAATTAAAGAAAGGACTGCATCATTAGACGCGTTAtgtttcatttcattcattttttcattcttctGTTTTATGTCAGCTTGGTTGGCATCAGTTTCAGACATGTTGAATTTGAGTCTCTTTTCTTGTATATCAGATCATGCAGGCAGATACTAAAGCATAGAGCTCCTCCTTCTGGGTCTTGGGATATGCAAACAGATTGAATTGACACACAAATGTGGAAATTGTAACTAATTCTTAACCctcattttgattattttttctctCTGATCAGGATAACACCAATTTTTTTAGGCATACACCTGCACTTCCATGGGTTTTCCATCTTGTAAATTTAAAGCTTCCCCTGAGTTTGTTGGTCATTTTGGTACATTCGGCCCTTATTTGAGGGGTGTAACTACTGTTACTGGTTAATCAGGTATGACTTTGCTTTCTTTGTTGACTATTCAATAAAGAAGTTTTTACTGGCTACTTCTCCTTTTGAACTTTCGATGCTTCAAATTTAGTTGACAATGGTTTTTTCtccttgatatatataaaatctgTTTCATGATGTAGGttagtaaaattaattatatatatctattatgTAATAACATATACTATGAAAgagatttttattaataaaaattgttcaaatttatttcattaatgggCAAGTACAACAAAATTATGAAGTGGGTACTAAAGTGAAATGAtgatatgtaatttttaaagGATTGGGAGTATTATGTCAAAAATGAACTTTTAGTAAACCTCTTCCTTAAGAcaaggttttttctttttttcgttTTAATCTGTTGTCTACTtaatttatttgcttttaaattgttttaattgGAAACACTTGAGGGCTAATAGTCTTctgttataaatattaatttccaTAGAATCTATAGATATAacattgtttctttgttttataaatatggataataatgaatttgtggtttactcttttttttgaaaaaagtatTGTTTAAAATTCAATCATGAATGTATTTGCTAAACTATCTAAATAAATGAATCAAAATCAGTGAAATAATAAACGGAAGATTTTCACAATGACCTCCCTAAGGATTCAAATATAGTCCAACATTATTAGCCCATTATAGAAACTGTTAAtgtatgatatttaaaaaacttcaaattcaagTCTTGCTAAATGCAATAGTGGCAATGGATCTTTGATTGGTGATTGTGGGTTTGGGTTTGTAACATGATTCTGTATGATTGGATGATGGCTCATGAATTAGATATTCAATCTTTAATCGATGCACACTGATCATGCTTGCCATATTTGCCACATCAAGCatattggtaaaaaaataatttataatgtttgctacacaaaataattatataaaaaaaagaaaggcagAGTACAGGGACTCCCACTAATTCAAATTGGTTAAAAACGgtgatatttttaaagaattacgattgaccttaaaaaaaatagcacacTTGTTCTAAGTTGTTGAATGATCAACAAATACATGACATATCTTTCTCACCTTGAATCTTAATCTTTTTAATTGCAAAATgatcttcctcttcctccttgATTCAGCCTCTTCCATCACCTTCTTGATCAAGAACTGTGCCTTCCTGTGATTGACCTCTTCTTTGGTCCTCTTTATCAGCCTTTGAATAAGAGAAGGATGTGTTCAAGCaactcatttttattataatttttggtAATTAAAGGGATGTAGTTATATAAAACCATATGAATTATGAAATCATGCATTTAAACAGAGATCATGTGTAATTATTAAGATTGGcttcatgtatttgtttctttgccCAACTGAATGACACAAACCAACATGATGATACATTGACTAAGTATCTAACAAGAATTAGTCTTCCATTGATGCTCAGATcatttttgctatttttgtttatcatgatgCAAACTATTGAAAGagtaatagaatttttttttttaaaaaaaaatgccagATTACAAATGCAGGAACATGAATAATAACATGCGTGATTTTCTTTGGAGAGGTCCAGATCTGGAAAGTCCTAAATGTCATTTAGTTAATTGAAAAGACTGTGCCAGCCAAAGGTGCAGGGTAGATGAGGTTGTGACAAATTGCTTACTGCCACATGTGTCCTCTATTACAGTGCCACCTAGTCGGgggatcatattttttttagatgcaATGTGGCCAATTCAATTTGATACTGTTTTGCATGTATTCTAGGTTTTCAACATGCCATAGAGTCCAGTTTTGACTTATGGGAAACCTTGGCTTAAAAGAGTTAGGAGAGTGGGTGCCACGCTCCGACCTACATGTTCCTTACTTGCTAAGATAATTATTTAGCAACTTTGGCTTGGGAGAAATGACTGCATTTTCAATTTCTGCAGCTTTATCTTTAccctctatttttattaaaaatttgctATTTGTATCTTGCTTGGGTGGATGTAGCTCCCATATCTAAACAACTGAAGCTTGAGGAACTCTCAGCAAGTGTGAGGTGTCAGGTGTTGTATCCAATTCTCGGGTCTTTCACGCACGAGGAGCGCACCCTGATGATAGTCTCGATGATATCATCGGCTAGATCACTCACTTCTTGTCACTTTTGGATTCGTCTTGTGGCGGCTTTTGGCATTCCTGTAGTTGTGCATTGCCTTTGAACCCTTGTTGTTGTTCCCTGTTCCACTCTCGGTGAATAACTTACCTAGTTTATTGTTGTGtcggttttatttttttatagctcTTCATattgtatcatatttttttttatcttaatgcattgtggtttatttactttttaaaaaaatatatatataaaagaaagagtattgtcatttgtaaaaaaagaaaaaaatagagtacAAGGACTCCCACAAATTCAAATTGATGTAAAaggttatatttttaaaaaaccatgGCTGACCATAACATACAATAGCACACTTGTTCAATAAAGTTGTTGAATGATCAACAAATTCATGACATACCTTTCTCACTTTTAAATCTTAATCTTTTTAATTGCAAAATGATCATCCTCTTCCTccttgattataaaaataaataaattataataaataaattctattgACATCCTCAGCAAGTAAACAACCAGCACAGTTTTTGACTTTTCAACTCAGATCTTATCGGGATCGGATTCGGACGCGATTCCAGATCCGGATCCGAATCCATAAAGATAAAGAAGgttcttatatttctttttcaactCCCGCGTTTCCCTTGTTTTCCCTCTCCATTCTCGCTCTGGCTTTCGACTTCGTCTCCGATGAACTCTCCGCCGAGAATCGCCGGCGATGAGATGATCGCCGTCGGCTTCGACGTCGGCAACGGCACTTGCACAATCTCCACCGTACGACAAGGCGTCGTTGACGTCCTCCTCATCGATGAGCCCGCTCTCATCTCTTTCTCCGACAAACAGCGTTTCATCGGCTCCTCCGCCTCTTCTCTCCTCTACCCCTCCTCCACCTTCTCCGACATCAAGGATCTCCTCCTCTCCCAACCCCGGAGCCAATATCGTGTCTGGTTTCTCAAGAAAGAAATCACTTTTACCCCTGTTCATCTTCTTGGGATGTTGCTCTCTCGTCTAAAGCTCATCGCTGAACGATCACTAGGAGTCCCTGTCTCCGATTGCGTCATCTCCTTGCCCTCCTATGCCGATCAATTCGGGCGTGGAGCTTATCTCCAAGCGTTTAAGATCGCAGGCTTGAAACCTCTTCGTCTGATCCATGACACGACGGCGACGGCGTTGGGATACGGCATCTACAAGACCGACTTCTACAACTGCGAGATCCTTGTCTTCGTCGATGTCGGCCATTGCGGCACCCAGGTCTCCGTCGTGGTCTTCAAGAGTAGTGGTTTGCGTGTGTTATCGCACGCCGCCGATCGCCGGCTCGGCGGGCGTGATTTTGATGAGATTCTTTTCAAGCATTTTAGCAAACAGTTTGAGGACGAGTATCAGATCGATGTTTCTTCGAATGCAAAGGCTAGCATTCGGCTGAAGGCAGAGTGCGAGAAGGTGAAGAAGGTCTTGAGCGCGAACGCGGAGGCGTCGATGAgcattgaatgcttgatggaCGACAAGGACGTGAAAGGGTTTATCAAGAGAGAGGAATTCGAGAAGCTGGCATCTGGGTTACTTGACAGATTGCTGCTCCCCTGTGAGAATGCTCTGTCAGACGCTGGCTTCGTCGTCGATGAAGTGCAATCTGTGGAGCTTATTGGTTCTGCGTCAGGGATCCCGGCGATCACGAGGATTTTATCCTCATTCTTTGGAAAGGAACCAAGCCGAACGCTCGACGTGAGAGAATGTGTTGCCCGTGGTTGTGCGCTTCAGTGCGCCATGCTTGCTTGTGGGGTCAAAATCAAGAACTATCAGGTCAGCGGGCATTGGTTTTGTACGACATTGTGTGTTTCCGTTTTACTTCTACATTCTCGTTGATTTACTCCAGTTTTGAGGCTCATAGCTAGAATGTTGATGGATTTTGTTTTCTCTGTTCCAATCTTGATCCAGAGCTACACTTTACATATATTTTGGTTTCTTTGATTTACTCTAcaattttcatgcatttttggTTTCTGTCTCTGCAGGTGCATGACTTGTTGCCTCATTCTTTACGTTTTGAGTTGGACTCTGGCTGGATTCGCAACAACCAAGTGTTGTTGAAAGGAGCATTTTTTCCAACCGTTAAAGTTGTCAATGTTCCAGTCCGAGGAGGTTTCTCCCATTTGTCTGCGTCTTCCATTCACACTGATGAGAATGGACAGCCACTTGATGGTTCTCAGATAATTGATACATTCTTTGTATGTCTCTGttctattttcttgaattacTTAAGCTGCCATATGCTTCATATGAAATTATGGCTGGTGTAGCACCCATCTAGATGATAATATAGTTTTCTTGTTATAGTGGCCACATTTTGGCGCTATGTACTTATATGATACACTGGTGTCATAGTTCAAGATATGTGTATTTGTTGGTAATCTGACTCTTCCTTTTGGTTATCAATGCAGTCTGGCCCTGTTCGGACGCCTCTTGGTAAGAATGCAATAGTCTCAGTTAGAATTCGTATAGATATTCATGGAATTGTTATTTTGGATGAACCAGCTTCAGTAAGTGCAACTGTGATTATTACTTTTAGAGGGGGTTTTCGCCCCAAtttgttattaaaaagaaaaactctgAATTGGCATTCCTCAACTCATTAGTGGTTTGCAGATGGCATCATAGATCCAGTTTCAAATGATACAAGTTGCTCAATTCCATATATTGGTGAGCCTAGGAAAGTTGTTGAAATTAAAACATCTAAGCAGTCTGAACCAGCTGTAAGTTCTTGGCgtgttctatttttcagttcTTCTGTTTATCTTATATCTCCCATTGACTGCCAGGAGCCATATTTATTTCTCCCTCCATTTTCCATTAAGCTTCTATGCATGAGTAACCAGTGCTTCCGTTCACCTAGTTTTTCAGGcatctttcttttctattgtgTTTGTGATAATTTGGTGCTGTTCAATATGAGCGTGGCTAGCTGTTATTATGTGCTGTTGAGCCAAGTATATTGTCACAATGTCGCTAGTAGCCATATCTTATCTACATGTATTGAAGCGTATGCACTGGCTACGCTTAAATTGTTATACTATTTAGAAATGCTTGTTGGATGTAAATTTGCACCACTTTGAATTTAAGCAAAGTTGAAGTAAGAATGTTTTTGTTCCATCCTGCATCCCTTGGAATTTCAGCGAAGTTgaaataacaatattattttttgttccCCCATTATGTCAAAATGTTATTGTAGTCATGTTCATTGC comes from Dioscorea cayenensis subsp. rotundata cultivar TDr96_F1 chromosome 15, TDr96_F1_v2_PseudoChromosome.rev07_lg8_w22 25.fasta, whole genome shotgun sequence and encodes:
- the LOC120276910 gene encoding heat shock 70 kDa protein 16-like — encoded protein: MNSPPRIAGDEMIAVGFDVGNGTCTISTVRQGVVDVLLIDEPALISFSDKQRFIGSSASSLLYPSSTFSDIKDLLLSQPRSQYRVWFLKKEITFTPVHLLGMLLSRLKLIAERSLGVPVSDCVISLPSYADQFGRGAYLQAFKIAGLKPLRLIHDTTATALGYGIYKTDFYNCEILVFVDVGHCGTQVSVVVFKSSGLRVLSHAADRRLGGRDFDEILFKHFSKQFEDEYQIDVSSNAKASIRLKAECEKVKKVLSANAEASMSIECLMDDKDVKGFIKREEFEKLASGLLDRLLLPCENALSDAGFVVDEVQSVELIGSASGIPAITRILSSFFGKEPSRTLDVRECVARGCALQCAMLACGVKIKNYQVHDLLPHSLRFELDSGWIRNNQVLLKGAFFPTVKVVNVPVRGGFSHLSASSIHTDENGQPLDGSQIIDTFFSCSLPLEVDSQVKGRPWSRLDRPIDMYFRGALDCSELVSAGLLEMQLADQDKLVERIKDRKNELQALVNEFSGNFLERYRRFATETERMAIFISVEQSQEVLCVEGVDLTENVYNSELLKLKKLLEPIVNRFKDEEARPQATRELVQCIVDNKLAVE
- the LOC120276913 gene encoding heat shock 70 kDa protein 16-like; the encoded protein is MNCKLLLMKLASTFLERYCRFATEIDRTVIFVSLAQIKKCLNGDGDDLTENVYNSELLKLKKLLEPIVKRFKDEEARPQATRELVQCIVDNTLAVESWPTHERDAVCNECDKAEQWLRDKIQLQDSLPMSRDPVLWSHEIKERTASLDASCRQILKHRAPPSGSWDMQTD